In one Mesorhizobium australicum genomic region, the following are encoded:
- the gcvH gene encoding glycine cleavage system protein GcvH has protein sequence MKTWFTQDHEWIRVDGDIATVGITNHAQEQLGDLVFVELPEVGRTVAKGDAAVVVESVKAASDVYAPVDGEITQVNDAVAGTPELVNSGAESDGWLWKMKLADPSQLDGLMDANAYAAMIA, from the coding sequence ATGAAAACCTGGTTTACCCAAGATCACGAATGGATCCGCGTTGACGGAGATATCGCGACCGTCGGCATCACCAACCACGCGCAGGAGCAACTCGGCGACCTCGTCTTCGTGGAACTGCCAGAGGTCGGGCGGACCGTCGCCAAGGGCGACGCGGCGGTGGTGGTCGAGTCCGTCAAGGCGGCCTCCGACGTCTACGCCCCCGTCGACGGCGAGATCACGCAAGTCAACGACGCCGTGGCGGGCACCCCCGAACTCGTCAATTCCGGCGCAGAGAGCGACGGCTGGCTGTGGAAGATGAAGCTTGCCGATCCGTCCCAGCTCGACGGACTGATGGACGCCAACGCCTATGCCGCGATGATTGCCTGA
- a CDS encoding helix-turn-helix domain-containing protein: MAIIRTLRNEPPDADTLGGRLSRTRESKGLSTAHVARRVGVKPKTIQEWESDRSEPSVEHLKLIEGVLDVNLVWLLHGVGEAPSDDIGPDPLLAIAAQLEKLQRMHADTGQIILRLQRELRRLAEERE; this comes from the coding sequence ATGGCCATCATCAGGACCCTGCGGAACGAGCCGCCGGACGCCGATACGCTCGGCGGACGCCTGTCGCGCACGCGCGAATCGAAGGGCCTGTCGACCGCGCATGTTGCGCGCCGCGTCGGCGTGAAGCCGAAGACGATCCAGGAATGGGAGAGCGACCGTTCTGAGCCGAGCGTCGAGCACCTCAAGCTGATCGAGGGCGTGCTGGACGTGAACCTGGTCTGGCTCCTGCACGGCGTCGGCGAGGCGCCATCGGACGATATCGGTCCAGATCCGCTTCTGGCCATCGCCGCCCAGCTCGAGAAGCTGCAGCGCATGCATGCCGACACTGGCCAGATCATCCTGCGCCTGCAGCGCGAACTGCGCCGGCTGGCGGAAGAGCGGGAATAG
- a CDS encoding DUF1345 domain-containing protein yields MRLPTRRHVPFYCALAAGVAGALLAFWLPITKATVIAANAFFAVYLVLTFAGLTRLTADHLRTQASADDEPVWIIFLVTLGAAVAAIAALFVLINQDGEPHALNLALALSAVPLGWFTIHMMAAMHYAHVYWQPDGPAEKHRHRRGLEFPGTENPAGIDFVYFAFVTGMTAQTSDVAVTTQRMRATNIVHGIVSFFFNTVLVAAAVNLVVSLS; encoded by the coding sequence ATGAGGCTTCCGACACGGCGTCACGTCCCGTTCTACTGCGCGCTCGCCGCCGGTGTCGCCGGCGCGCTTCTGGCGTTCTGGCTACCCATTACGAAAGCGACGGTCATCGCGGCGAATGCCTTTTTCGCCGTCTATCTGGTTCTGACATTCGCGGGCCTCACACGTCTGACGGCGGACCATCTCAGGACGCAGGCCTCGGCCGACGACGAGCCGGTGTGGATCATCTTCCTGGTCACGCTCGGTGCCGCGGTTGCGGCCATCGCGGCGCTGTTCGTCCTCATCAACCAGGACGGCGAGCCGCATGCGCTCAACCTTGCGCTGGCGCTCTCTGCGGTGCCGCTCGGTTGGTTCACCATCCACATGATGGCCGCGATGCACTACGCCCATGTCTACTGGCAGCCGGACGGGCCGGCAGAGAAGCACAGGCATCGCCGTGGTCTCGAATTTCCCGGCACGGAAAATCCCGCCGGCATCGATTTCGTGTATTTCGCCTTCGTCACGGGCATGACGGCGCAGACCTCCGACGTGGCGGTGACGACGCAGAGAATGCGGGCGACCAACATCGTCCACGGCATCGTCTCCTTCTTCTTCAACACCGTACTGGTGGCGGCCGCGGTCAATCTGGTGGTCAGTCTCAGCTGA
- the gcvT gene encoding glycine cleavage system aminomethyltransferase GcvT, producing MTDTGDLKRLPLEELHVAAGARFGGFGGWSMPLTYPAGVMKEHLHTRAAAGLFDISHMKLFLVEGPGAAALLARACPLDPEALEISQSKLSFFLTEDAGIIDDLIVTRLGPERFMVVANAGNAATDEAHLKALAVKFQATVTPLDRVFLALQGPAAASIAAKAGLDISGLTFMHGIEPKPGWFMSRSGYTGEDGFEIGVPPQDGAALANALLASGEAMWIGLAARDSLRLEAGLCLHGQDITPETNPVDAGLMWAIAKPVREAGGFIGAEALAALIAQGPRRKRVGLRPEGRQPVRAGAALFDATGNPAGHVTSGGFGPSAEAPVAMGYVPVALAAPGTALFAEVRGNRLPVSVHSLPFVPHRYFKG from the coding sequence ATGACCGATACGGGCGATCTCAAACGCCTTCCCCTCGAAGAGCTGCATGTCGCAGCCGGCGCACGCTTTGGCGGCTTTGGCGGCTGGTCGATGCCGCTCACCTATCCGGCAGGCGTGATGAAGGAGCACCTTCATACGCGCGCCGCGGCAGGGCTCTTCGACATCTCCCACATGAAGCTGTTCCTGGTCGAAGGGCCGGGTGCCGCGGCGCTGCTCGCCCGCGCCTGCCCGCTGGATCCGGAAGCGCTCGAGATCAGCCAGTCGAAATTGAGCTTCTTCCTTACCGAGGACGCCGGCATCATCGACGATCTGATCGTCACGCGGCTCGGGCCGGAACGGTTCATGGTCGTGGCCAATGCCGGCAATGCTGCGACCGACGAAGCGCATCTGAAGGCACTGGCAGTCAAGTTCCAGGCGACCGTCACGCCGCTCGACCGGGTGTTCCTGGCCCTCCAGGGCCCCGCGGCGGCGTCGATCGCGGCGAAAGCCGGCCTCGACATCTCCGGCCTCACCTTCATGCACGGCATCGAACCGAAGCCCGGCTGGTTCATGTCGCGCTCGGGCTATACCGGCGAGGACGGGTTCGAGATCGGCGTGCCGCCGCAGGACGGCGCAGCACTCGCCAACGCGCTGCTGGCGAGCGGCGAGGCGATGTGGATCGGGCTTGCCGCGCGTGACAGCCTGCGCCTCGAAGCGGGACTGTGCCTGCATGGGCAGGACATCACGCCCGAGACGAACCCGGTCGACGCCGGCCTGATGTGGGCGATCGCGAAGCCCGTGCGCGAGGCCGGCGGCTTTATCGGCGCCGAGGCGCTGGCCGCTCTGATCGCGCAGGGACCGCGCCGGAAACGCGTCGGCCTCAGGCCCGAAGGTCGCCAGCCGGTCCGCGCTGGCGCAGCACTCTTCGATGCCACCGGCAACCCAGCTGGGCACGTCACCTCAGGCGGCTTCGGTCCCTCGGCCGAGGCGCCCGTCGCGATGGGCTATGTTCCGGTGGCGCTGGCAGCGCCGGGCACCGCCCTCTTCGCAGAAGTCCGCGGCAACCGCCTGCCGGTTTCCGTCCATTCCCTCCCCTTCGTTCCCCACCGCTATTTCAAGGGCTGA
- a CDS encoding type II toxin-antitoxin system VapC family toxin produces MIVDANLTTYWYVPSPFSAAASTYMARSDLAAPQIVLPEAANALLKYMRAGQISADDVFTAVGRIPKVITTLIDDSSLTPNAVRLSATHNHKVYDCLYLALALQRREPLATADRRLAALARQLSIETELIEPA; encoded by the coding sequence ATGATCGTTGACGCGAACCTGACGACCTACTGGTACGTTCCGTCACCATTCAGCGCCGCTGCCTCGACATATATGGCGCGGAGCGACCTTGCAGCCCCGCAAATCGTGCTGCCCGAGGCGGCCAACGCATTGCTGAAATACATGCGAGCAGGACAGATTTCCGCCGATGATGTTTTCACGGCGGTAGGCCGTATTCCAAAGGTCATTACGACTCTCATAGACGACTCGTCTCTCACTCCGAACGCCGTTCGCCTGTCAGCCACGCACAACCACAAGGTCTACGACTGCCTCTATCTGGCGCTGGCGCTCCAGCGCCGCGAGCCGCTGGCGACGGCCGATCGGCGGCTGGCCGCGCTTGCCCGCCAGCTTTCTATCGAGACTGAGCTCATCGAGCCGGCATGA
- the gcvP gene encoding aminomethyl-transferring glycine dehydrogenase produces MTAAFVSRHIGPRTRDEREMLKVLGVPSVETLISQAVPRSIRLDRPLNLPPAASEAEALGELSAIMAGNKVLKSFLGQGYHGTFTPPVIQRNMFENPAWYTAYTPYQAEISQGRLEMLFNFQTLVAELTGLPVASASLLDEATAVAEAIGIAVRHHKDKRHKISIAGALHPQTLDVVQTRAQPLGIEIGHAPVDAETAALVVPWPDTLGVYGDFAQAIAAAKAAGALVIAVADPLALVLLEAPASWGADIAVGSMQRFGVPMGYGGPHAAYCAVAEPLTRLMPGRIVGQSVDSKGRPGYRLALQTREQHIRRDKATSNICTAQALLANMAAAYAIWHGPDGLRAIAERVHSLAARFAAAAASAGFATVGDRIFDAVTLETPARAKAFAAAAEDGGRLVRALDNDRISVVFDETSTEADLAALAAILGGSVPAAADGTLPARRTTDGFMTQPVFHDHRSETEMMRLLRRLSDKDLALDRAMIPLGSCTMKLNAAAEMAPVSWPTVAALHPFAPRAQAAGYLKMIADLENWLGEITGFDAVSLQPNAGSQGEYAGLLAIRRYHESRGDSHRTVCLIPSSAHGTNPASAAMAGMKVVVVKCTDDGDIDLADLAAKAEQHAGELAALMITYPSTHGVFEEGVKDICATIHSRGGQVYLDGANLNALVGLARPGDIGADVCHMNLHKTFCIPHGGGGPGVGPIGVKSHLAAFVPGHVASGSGHAVAAAPFGSAAILPIVWMYIRMMGPDGLKKATESAILNANYIAERLKEHYPVLYRGRSGRVAHECILDTRVLKDTAGIGVEDVAKRLIDYGFHAPTMSWPVAGTLMVEPTESEPKSEIDRFCDAMISIAKEAARVAAGEWPKDDNPLVNAPHPAADALADDWAHAYPRSIAAFPDGRADPASKYWPPVSRVDNVAGDRNLVCSCPPLTAYVDAAE; encoded by the coding sequence ATGACCGCAGCCTTCGTTTCCCGCCACATCGGCCCGCGCACGCGGGACGAACGAGAGATGCTGAAAGTCCTCGGCGTGCCGTCCGTCGAGACGCTGATCAGCCAGGCCGTGCCACGTTCGATCCGGCTCGACCGGCCGCTGAACCTGCCGCCGGCGGCAAGCGAGGCGGAGGCTCTGGGCGAACTGTCAGCCATCATGGCGGGCAACAAGGTGCTGAAGAGCTTCCTCGGCCAAGGCTACCACGGCACGTTCACGCCGCCCGTCATCCAGCGGAACATGTTCGAGAACCCGGCCTGGTACACGGCGTACACGCCGTATCAGGCAGAGATCAGCCAGGGCCGGCTGGAAATGCTGTTCAACTTCCAGACGCTGGTGGCCGAACTGACCGGCCTGCCGGTGGCATCTGCCTCGCTGCTGGACGAAGCGACGGCGGTCGCAGAGGCGATCGGCATTGCGGTGCGGCATCATAAGGACAAGCGCCACAAGATCTCGATCGCAGGCGCGCTGCATCCGCAGACGCTTGACGTGGTGCAGACGCGCGCGCAGCCGCTCGGCATTGAGATCGGCCACGCGCCTGTCGACGCAGAGACCGCGGCCCTTGTCGTGCCATGGCCGGATACGCTTGGCGTCTATGGCGATTTTGCTCAGGCAATCGCCGCCGCCAAGGCGGCCGGGGCGCTGGTGATCGCGGTGGCCGACCCGCTGGCGCTGGTGCTGCTCGAAGCGCCGGCGTCCTGGGGTGCGGACATCGCCGTCGGCTCGATGCAGCGCTTCGGCGTGCCGATGGGCTATGGCGGGCCGCATGCCGCCTATTGCGCCGTGGCCGAGCCGCTGACGCGGCTGATGCCGGGCCGCATCGTCGGCCAGTCGGTCGACAGCAAGGGACGTCCTGGCTACCGGCTCGCCTTGCAGACGCGCGAGCAGCACATCCGCCGAGACAAGGCGACGTCCAACATCTGCACCGCGCAAGCTCTGCTCGCCAACATGGCGGCGGCCTATGCGATCTGGCACGGGCCGGACGGCCTGCGTGCCATCGCCGAGCGGGTGCACTCGCTCGCCGCGCGGTTCGCGGCGGCTGCGGCGTCGGCGGGCTTTGCAACTGTCGGCGACCGGATCTTCGACGCGGTCACGCTCGAAACGCCAGCGCGTGCGAAGGCTTTCGCAGCGGCGGCAGAAGACGGTGGCAGGCTCGTGCGCGCGCTCGATAACGACCGCATCAGCGTCGTCTTCGACGAAACTTCCACGGAGGCGGATCTTGCCGCTCTCGCCGCGATCCTCGGCGGCAGCGTTCCGGCTGCGGCAGACGGCACCTTGCCTGCGCGCCGCACCACGGACGGTTTCATGACCCAGCCGGTGTTCCACGACCATCGCTCCGAGACCGAGATGATGCGCCTGCTGCGCCGGCTGTCCGACAAGGACCTTGCGCTCGACCGGGCGATGATCCCGCTCGGCTCGTGCACGATGAAGCTGAACGCGGCGGCCGAGATGGCGCCGGTGAGCTGGCCGACGGTGGCAGCGCTGCATCCGTTCGCGCCGCGCGCGCAGGCGGCCGGCTATCTCAAGATGATCGCGGACCTGGAGAATTGGCTCGGCGAGATCACCGGCTTCGACGCCGTGTCCCTGCAGCCCAATGCCGGCAGCCAGGGCGAATATGCCGGACTGCTGGCGATCCGGCGCTATCACGAGAGCCGCGGCGACAGCCACCGCACTGTCTGTCTGATCCCCTCCTCCGCGCATGGCACCAATCCGGCGAGCGCGGCGATGGCGGGCATGAAGGTCGTGGTGGTGAAATGCACCGACGACGGCGATATCGACCTCGCCGACCTGGCGGCGAAGGCCGAGCAGCATGCCGGCGAGCTTGCCGCGCTGATGATCACATACCCTTCCACGCACGGCGTGTTCGAGGAGGGTGTGAAGGACATCTGCGCGACGATCCACAGCCGAGGTGGGCAGGTCTATCTCGATGGCGCCAACCTCAACGCGCTGGTCGGCCTTGCCCGGCCGGGCGACATCGGCGCGGATGTGTGCCACATGAACCTGCACAAGACGTTCTGCATCCCGCATGGCGGTGGCGGTCCGGGCGTCGGGCCGATCGGCGTCAAGTCGCACCTGGCCGCCTTCGTGCCGGGCCATGTCGCCTCTGGCTCGGGCCATGCGGTGGCAGCCGCGCCATTCGGCTCGGCGGCGATCCTGCCGATCGTCTGGATGTATATCCGCATGATGGGGCCGGACGGGCTGAAGAAGGCGACGGAGAGCGCCATCCTCAACGCCAACTACATCGCCGAACGGCTGAAGGAGCACTATCCGGTGCTTTATCGCGGCCGCAGCGGCCGGGTCGCGCATGAGTGCATCCTCGACACGCGCGTGCTCAAGGACACCGCGGGCATCGGCGTCGAGGACGTGGCCAAGCGGCTGATCGACTATGGCTTCCATGCGCCGACCATGTCGTGGCCGGTGGCCGGCACGTTGATGGTCGAGCCGACCGAATCCGAACCGAAGAGCGAGATCGACCGCTTCTGCGACGCGATGATCTCGATCGCGAAAGAGGCCGCAAGGGTCGCGGCGGGCGAGTGGCCGAAGGACGACAATCCGCTCGTCAACGCGCCTCATCCGGCAGCGGATGCACTTGCCGACGACTGGGCGCACGCCTATCCGCGCTCGATCGCGGCCTTCCCGGACGGACGCGCGGACCCCGCTTCGAAATACTGGCCGCCGGTCTCGCGCGTCGACAATGTTGCCGGCGACCGCAACCTCGTCTGCTCCTGCCCGCCGCTGACGGCGTATGTCGACGCGGCGGAATAG
- a CDS encoding FitA-like ribbon-helix-helix domain-containing protein, with protein sequence MASMVIRNIPDDVMERFKERARAAGKSAEQLAREAIAEKGAVSRTELIREAEKIRARSKPVDLETTLRIMQEARDERDARPYLPDLDDDR encoded by the coding sequence ATGGCCAGCATGGTAATCAGGAACATCCCCGACGACGTGATGGAGCGCTTCAAGGAGCGCGCCCGCGCGGCCGGCAAATCCGCCGAGCAGTTGGCGCGCGAGGCGATTGCGGAGAAGGGCGCGGTGTCGCGCACCGAATTGATCCGCGAAGCGGAAAAGATCCGCGCGCGTTCCAAGCCGGTCGACCTCGAAACGACGCTACGGATCATGCAGGAAGCTCGCGACGAACGGGATGCGCGACCCTACCTGCCGGATCTCGACGATGATCGTTGA
- the fghA gene encoding S-formylglutathione hydrolase: protein MKTISTSKSHGGVQGVYSHASETCGCDMTFAVFVPPQAADGPCPVLWYLSGLTCTHQNVMDKGEYRRMAAELGLIVVCPDTSPRGEHVPDEKDDWQFGSGAGFYVDATEAPYAANYRMYSYVTRELPALVAANFPADMARQSIFGHSMGGQGALTIALKNPGRFRSCSAFAPIVQPSTADWSKKAFARYLGADQRAWRTYDTCALIEDGARFPELLVDQGEADGFLQDGLRPWLLEAACKDAGIPLTLRMQPGYDHSYFFISTFMDDHLRWHAARLAQ from the coding sequence ATGAAGACAATATCGACCTCGAAATCCCACGGCGGCGTGCAGGGGGTCTATTCCCACGCCTCCGAGACCTGTGGCTGCGACATGACCTTCGCGGTGTTCGTGCCGCCGCAGGCCGCGGACGGCCCCTGCCCTGTGCTCTGGTATCTGTCGGGATTGACCTGCACGCACCAGAACGTCATGGACAAGGGCGAATACCGGCGCATGGCCGCCGAGCTCGGCCTGATCGTCGTGTGCCCCGACACCAGCCCGCGCGGCGAGCACGTGCCGGACGAGAAGGACGACTGGCAGTTCGGCTCCGGCGCAGGCTTCTATGTCGATGCGACCGAGGCCCCGTACGCCGCCAACTACCGGATGTATTCCTATGTCACGCGGGAACTGCCGGCGCTGGTCGCGGCCAATTTCCCGGCCGACATGGCGCGGCAGTCGATCTTCGGTCATTCGATGGGCGGGCAGGGTGCGCTGACCATTGCGCTCAAGAACCCGGGCCGTTTCCGCAGCTGCTCGGCCTTCGCCCCGATTGTACAGCCCTCGACCGCCGACTGGTCGAAGAAGGCCTTCGCCAGGTATCTTGGTGCGGACCAGCGGGCCTGGCGGACCTACGACACATGCGCCCTCATCGAGGACGGAGCACGGTTTCCCGAACTGCTGGTCGACCAGGGCGAGGCGGACGGCTTCCTGCAGGACGGGCTCAGGCCGTGGCTCCTCGAAGCGGCCTGCAAGGATGCCGGCATTCCGCTGACGCTCAGGATGCAGCCGGGCTACGACCACTCCTATTTCTTCATCTCGACCTTCATGGACGACCATCTTCGCTGGCATGCGGCGCGTCTGGCGCAATGA